A region of Lycium barbarum isolate Lr01 chromosome 1, ASM1917538v2, whole genome shotgun sequence DNA encodes the following proteins:
- the LOC132634430 gene encoding uncharacterized protein LOC132634430, with translation MGLKAFVPARAELAENGVEPDRIEFYKSTHYSTEKGWSSLEAETNYNNMKDLKDIYTSGEPGEPCMTIDEIMDTTLCTKSGYIKGLGYGPKPDTTRGTQRRTAELEDSLRKTKEEAASAQNDLQTRLNAAEIVVETQQSKIETQQSQIETQQSQIQALNSQLVTLAARQQEMF, from the exons ATGGGGTTAAAAGCGTTTGTACCTGCTCGTGCTGAACTT gcTGAAAACGGAGTAGAGCCTGACAGAATCGAGTTCTACAAGAGTACTCACTACTCTACTGAAAAAGGATGGTCATCTCTAGAGGCTGAGACTAACTAT AACAATATGAAAGatttgaaagatatatatacTTCGGGAGAGCCGGGAGAGCCTTGCATGACTATTGATGAAATTATGGATACTACGCTTTGTACAAAATCGGGGTACATTAAAGGTCTCGGTTATGGTCCGAAACCTGATACTACAAGAGGCACACAAAGAAGAACGGCAGAATTAGAAGATTCCCTTAGAAAGACGAAAGAGGAAGCTGCTAGTGCCCAAAATGATTTACAGACACGATTAAATGCAGCTGAAATTGTGGTAGAGACCCAGCAGTCCAAGATAGAAACCCAGCAGTCCCAGATAGAAACCCAGCAGTCCCAGATACAAGCATTAAATTCTCAATTGGTTACTCTAGCAGCACGCCAACAAGAAATGTTTTAA
- the LOC132633241 gene encoding uncharacterized protein LOC132633241, with translation MIFPPAFFDVMVHLAVHLPREAMYGGPVQYRWMYKIERFLCKLKRYVRNKARPEGSIAEGYIIDECLTFCSMYLTGIETRFNREDRNDDGSSKKDEPVLDIFSKSARPFGDGDYDAIPRKDLDMARWYVLNNCEEAESFLQEHKEELVKQDVGNIEEKHREQFPLWFKRKILKLYNKDKSTSIKKLYPLAMESDVRGRKHIGCVINGVRYLIQRRDELRKSQNCGIVVAGYHENELIDFYGIITDIIELEYVDENRVFLFKCKWFDLCKKTGMQKDKHFTSICVKRFWYEHDSFVLATQAKQVFYIDDPKLGENWRIVLKFQDRHLYDVPEKENSETESDGSHITNNDVYQDMSLESNSIANDTVDMLSKLHRDDVEPITLDTNVIELEAQTEPEVEVDYIEEGSDQEDDTMVEYISDNEENEGNNSTNDDEADSTGDGDDIGL, from the exons ATGATCTTTCCACCTGCTTTTTTCGATGTTATGGTACATTTGGCTGTGCATTTACCACGAGAGGCTATGTATGGGGGACCAGTACAATATCGTTGGATGTACAAAATTGAGAGGTTCTTGTGCAAGCTTAAGCGTTATGTGCGAAACAAGGCACGACCAGAAGGTTCTATTGCAGAAGGCTATATTATTGATGAATGTTTGACATTTTGCTCTATGTATCTTACCGGCATCGAAACTAGATTTAATCGTGAAGATCGAAATGATGATGGATCTAGCAAGAAAGATGAACCTGTTCTAGACATATTTTCAAAGAGTGCTAGACCATTTGGAGATGGAGATTATGATGCCATACCAAGGAAAGATCTTGATATGGCTCGGTGGTATGTGTTGAATAATTGCGAAGAAGCAGAATCTTTTCTTCA AGAGCATAAAGAAGAGTTGGTGAAACAAGATGTTGGGAATATAGAAGAGAAACACAGAGAACAATTTCCATTATGGTTTAAAAGGAAA ATTTTGAAATTATATAATAAGGACAAGTCAACATCTATCAAGAAATTATATCCTTTGGCAATGGAATCTGATGTGCGTGGAAGAAAACATATTGGctgtgttataaatggtgttaGGTATCTTATTCAACGACGCGATGAATTACGTAAAAGTCAGAATTGTGGTATAGTTGTTGCAGGCTATCATGAAAATGAGTTGATTGatttttatggtataataactgacATCATTGAGTTAGAGTATGTTGATGAGAATCGAGTTTTTCTATTTAAATGCAAGTGGTTTGATCTTTGCAAGAAAACAGGGATGCAAAAAGATAAACATTTTACGAGCATATGTGTTAAAAGATTTTGGTATGAACATGATTCTTTCGTACTAGCTACTCAAGCAAAACAAGTATTTTACATTGATGACCCAAAATTGGGGGAAAATTGGCGAATTGTGCTCAAATTTCAAGATAGACACTTATATGATGTCCCGGAGAAGGAAAATTCAGAGACAGAAAGTGATGGGTCGCATATTACAAATAATGATGTGTATCAAGACATGTCACTTGAAAGTAATTCGATTGCCAATGATACGGTGGATATGTTGAGTAAACTACATAGAGATGATGTTGAACCGATTACCCTGGATACAAATGTAATTGAATTGGAGGCTCAAACAGAACCAGAAGTTGAAGTTGATTATATCGAAGAAGGTTCTGACCAAGAGGATGACACTATGGTAGAGTACATAAGTGATAATGAGGAGAATGAAGGTAATAATAGTACTAATGACGATGAAGCTGATAGCACAGGTGATGGCGACGACATTGGCTTGTGA